In Cuculus canorus isolate bCucCan1 chromosome 27, bCucCan1.pri, whole genome shotgun sequence, the following proteins share a genomic window:
- the LOC104064655 gene encoding thaicobrin — MEREEREILDNEVKEMSGRANVTLDPDTANPFLILADDQRGVRRGDEWTLLPDNPERFNTEPCVLGSPGFTAGRHCWEVEVANGGDWWAVGVAQESVRRKGVLSFTPQEGIWAVGQWFGQYHAFTDPDWTSLHLACLPRAIQVCLDFTDKKVAFADAENKAPIFAFCLDSCPGVTLHPWLWVGMDSWLKLCS, encoded by the coding sequence CCAACGTGACCCTGGACCCCGACACCGCCAACCCCTTCCTCATCCTGGCCGATGACCAGCGAGGCGTGAGACGAGGGGACGAGTGGACTTTGCTGCCCGACAACCCTGAGCGGTTCAACACGGAGCCGTGTGTGCTGGGCAGCCCGGGCTTCACGGCAGGCAGGCACTGCTGGGAGGTGGAGGTGGCCAACGGAGGGGACTGGTGGGCTGTGGGGGTGGCCCAAGAGTCTGTCAGGAGGAAGGGGGTCCTCAGTTTTACCCCCCAGGAAGGGATCTGGGCTGTGGGGCAGTGGTTTGGACAATACCATGCTTTCACCGACCCTGACTGGACCTCCCTGCACCTTGCCTGCCTCCCCAGGGCCATCCAGGTCTGCCTGGACTTTACAGACAAGAAAGTGGCATTCGCTGATGCTGAAAACAAAGCCCCAatctttgctttctgcctgGATTCATGTCCTGGGGTGACACTACACCCGTGGCTCTGGGTGGGAATGGACTCATGGCTTAAGCTGTGCTCCTGA